The Lutibacter sp. A64 genome segment AATCTATACAAACCATCATTGGTTCTAACCTCAACATAATTTTTATATTTTGTAATTCCTTCAAATTTCCTAGTTGAGTTTTGGGCATAGAAAATTGTTGTAGAAAAGACAAAAAAGAAAATAAATAATTTTAGTAGTTTCATTATACTTTAATTTTTGTGTGTCATTCCTGCGTAGGCAGGAATCTATAAAACAGTCAAACAAAAAACCTTATTTAACTTTTAGACATCTACCTACTCAGCTATAACAATTGTTTTTTATATTTTTACGTGATATAGTGAACTTGTTTCAGAATTTCATCAAGCTGATTTCCCGTATTTATGTCCCCCAGAAACAAATTCATGTTGACGTTCTAATTATTTTGTAACTAAAATTTTGTTGTTAAAATTGTAATTCCTTTTGAATTTAATTTTAAAGATGTATCCCAACTAAATTCTTCATCAGAAATTATATTTTTAACAGTTTTACCTTGTAATCCAATTTCTTCAAAACGAGTTAAATCCAACTCTATAACTTTTTCATTTTTATTTAAAATTACGGTTACAATTTCATTTTCTAACAATCTAAACAATACATAAACACCATTTTCTGGCGCAAAATGTATCGTTTTACCAGCATGAATTGCTTCACTGTTTTTACGGTAATTCAATACTTTTTTCATAAAAGACTGCATTTCTAGTTGGTCTTTTGAAAGCCCTTTTCCAGTAAATGCATTTACTTTATCTCCTTTCCAGCCTCCAGGAAAATCGGTTCTAATTAAACCGTGATCTCCTGGTTTTGCAGTATCGTTTAACAATACTTCTGTACCATAATAAATTTGTGCAATTCTTGGCAAAGCTAATACATAACCTAAAGCCATTTTAGTATTTACAACATCCTCGTTTAACTGTGTAAAAATACGGCTCATATCGTGGTTATCTGGAAAAACCATAATGTTGTTAGGATTTGCATAGACAAAATCATTTGCCAAACCTTCGTACATTTTAACAAAACCAGTATCCCATTGTTCCTCTTCATTTAAAGCATCTACAATAGCGCGTTGCATTGGAAAATCCATTGTAGAAGTTAAATTAGACTCGTAACCATCTTTATTTATATGTCCTTTTTGCCAATAAGCAACCAATAAAGGATTTAAACTCCACTCTTCACCAACAATACTAAAATTTGGATATTCTTCCATAATTGCTCCAGCCCAATTACTCATAAAATCTTTATCTGGATAAGGATATGTATCTTGACGAATTCCTCCTAAATCTAACGTTTCAACCCACCAAACACTATTCTGAATTAAATAATTTGCAACCAATGGATTTTTCTGATTTAAATCTGGCATTGCAGAAACAAACCAACCTGCATTCATTAAATCTTTATCTTTTTTTGAAGCGTAATTATCTTGGTTTGTTGATCTTCTATGATTGGTTACAATTAACTCACCTTTTTCAAATTCATTTTGATAATTAATCCATTCTTTTGAAGGCAAATCTTTCATCCACCAATGTTCTATACCAATATGATTCGCAACCTGATCCATAATAAATTTAAGTCCTTTTTTATTAGATTTTGTAGCGAGGTCTATATATTCTTCCATTGTACCAAAGCGAGGATCTGGTTTGTACAAATCTGTAATTGCATACCCGTGGTACGAACTTTCTTTCATATCATTTTCTAAAACAGGCGTTGACCATATTGCGGTAAAACCCATATCTGAAATATAATCTAAATGCTCAGTAATCCCTTTTATATCGCCACCATGACGTGCATAATCGTGCTTTCTATCAATTTTGGTTTCATGCAATCCTTTAACAATATCGTTTGATGGATCTGCATTTGCAAAACGGTCTGGCGTAATTAAATAAATAGCATCTGAACTGTCGAAACCTTTTCTTAATTTAGAATCTTTTTTACGTTCTTTTAGTTCGTAATCAACACTAAAATTATTACGTTTCCCTTTTTTGGTGAAGTCTATCTTAAAAAAACCAACAGGTGCATTTGAAACATCAATTGTTAAAAAAACATAATTTTCATTATCCGTTTTTTTTATTTCTTTCAATAAAATAGACTCATTATTAATTGAAGGTGTATATGTTGCAATTTCATCACCATAAACTAAGAGTTCAACTTGATTATGATGCATTCCAACCCACCAATTTGGAGGTTCAATTCTCTTCACTTTTTGCGCATAAGAAGTTAAGCTAACAGATAACAGTAGTAAAAGTAAGCGGTTAATTTTCATTTTTAATATTTTTAAATAAGCTCAAATATCATTTCTACTAAAGCAATAATCTATTTTTTCAATGTACAATAAAACCTAACAGGTTTTAAAACCTGTTAGGTTTACAATAGGCCTTGCCTATTTTGTTAAACCCGATTGTTATCGCTCTAATTTCACTATATATAAATTCCAGCATGAGCAGGAATAACAATAAACAACAATTTATACAACAACAATTTCTTTTGAAGGAATTGAGATTTCTTTACCATTAACCAACATAGTAACCTCAGCATCAGATTCATTAAAGAATTTACATTCAGTTTGACTTTTGTAAACTTTAATAATAGTTCCTCTAAAATTAATTGTAAACTCGTACGATTTCCATTCAGCAGGAATTTGAGGATTAAAGGCTAAAACACCATCTTCCCAAACACGCATTCCTCCAAAACCTTGTACAACAGACATCCAAGTACCTGCCATACTAGTAATATGACAACCTTCGTGTACTTCGTGATTGTAATCATCTAAATCTAAACGTGCTGTACGCAAATACTGTTCATATGCTTTTGGCATTCTGTCTATTGAAGCTGCCAAAATTGAATGTACGCAAGGCGATAATGATGATTCGTGAACTGTAATTGGTTCATAAAAATCGAAATGTTTTTCTAATTCTTTAGTGCTAAATTTATTTTCAAAAAAGTAAAAACATTGTAATACATCGGCTTGTTTTATATAACAAGAGCGCAATATCCTATCCCAAGACCATTTTTGGTTGATTGGTCTTTCTGACTTAGGTAACTCTTCTACAGGAATAATTTCTTTATCTAAAAAACCATCTTGTTGTAAATAAATTTGCTTTTCTTCATCAAAAGGAAAATACATATTATCTGCTACTTTTAACCATTCTGAAGTTTCTTGTGCAGTTAAATTAACTTTTGAAATTACACGCTCAAAATCTTCGGCATATTCTTTTTTTACTCTATTTAAAGAATCTACTGTATATTCTATACACCATTTTGCTAAATAATTGGTGTAAAAATTATTATTGATGTTGTTTTCGTATTCATTAGGACCAGTTACACCTAAAATTACATACTTGTTTTTAGCTTTAGAAAAATTAGCTCTTTGATGCCAAAAACGTGCAATAGCAATCATAACTTCCAATCCGTTTTTGGGAATGTACTCAAAGTCTTGTGTATAATTTACATAGTTGTAAATTCCATAAACCATAGCACCATTTCTATGAATTTCTTCAAAAGTAATTTCCCATTCGTTATGGCATTCTTCACCATTCATTGTAACCATAGGATACAAGGCTGCTCCGTTTTTAAAACCTAGTTTTTCGGCATTTTCAATCGCTTTATCTAATTGATTGTAACGGTATAACAATAAATTTTTAGCAACTTTATCATCTTTTGTAGCCATATAAAAAGGAATACAATATGCTTCTGTATCCCAATAGGTACTTCCACCGTATTTTTCACCAGTAAATCCTTTTGGACCAATATTTAAGCGTGCATCTGTACCTAAATATGTTTGATTTAATTGAAAAATATTAAAACGAATTCCTTGCTGTGCTTTTACGTCACCTTCAATAACAATATCAGCAGTTTTCCATATAGCTGCCCACGCTTTAATTTGCGCATTTAAAAGTTCTTGAAAACCTAATTCAGCAGCATTTTGAACATTTGAAAGTGAAGCTGCGTTTAAATCTTCGTTTTTATAATTTAATGAACTAACATAACTTCCATATTTATAAATGGTAGCTACATCACCTTCATTTACATTAACTTTATATGTGTATGTTAATTTTTTATCCTCAACTTTAGTTTCTTGAGACACAGAAATTGTTTCATTATTAAGCGCTAACGCAATTTGCATTGCAGTACTAACATGAAATTCTGTTTTTAATGTTTTTGAAAGAATACAACCACTATTTTCACCTTCTACAACTTCTAAAATTTCCCAAAAGAACTCACCATAATTAGAATCTTCATTTTCTATACCAGCATCAATATATGGCGCATAAGTTATTTCTCCAGAAAAATTAAGTGCTTTTATATGGTATTCAATAGTACCTGTTTCATTAAAATCGATACTTACAAAGCGTTTTGTAGTAACTTCAATTTTTTCTCCTGAAGCTAATTCTGCGTTAAAAGAACGACCTAACCAGCCTTCTTTCATATTTAATTCTCGCTTAAAATTTGAAACTTTACACGTATTTAAATCAAACTTAGTACCGTTGATAGCAATGTGAATTCCAATCCAATTTGGAGCATTTAATACTTTTGCGAAATACTCTGGGTAGCCATTTTTCCACCAACCAACTCGCGTTTTATCTGGATAATAAATTCCACCAATATAACTTCCTTGGAATGTGTTCCCTGAATAATCTTCTTCAAAATTAGCACGTTGTCCCATGGATCCGTTTCCAATACTAAACAAACTTTCTGAAGCTTCAACATTTTCTGCTACAAAACCATCTTCAATAATTGACCACTCGTTTGGTATAATATAGTTCTTATTCATAATCTTAATTCAATATTTTTTGTAAAAAATCTGTTGTAAAACCAGATGTGTCGTTTAAAATATAAGTTGCTTCTTTTAATAATTCAGCATCACCTATTCCAATACTTACCATATTAGCGGTGTTTGCAGCTTCAACACCAGCAATGGCATCTTCTACTACTATACAATTCTCTGGTTTCATATTTAATTTTTTAGCACCAATTAAAAACACTTCTGGATCTGGTTTTGCTTTTGACACATCATTACCATCTACAATAGCTGAAAATCTATTGTAAAGTCCTACTTTTTCTAAAATTAATGGTGCATTTTTACTTGCTGAACCCAATGCATATTTTATATTATTTTGATCTAAAAAATCTAATAATTGATTAATTCCTGGTAAAATTTCTTCAGCAGTCATTTGGTTTACATACCCCAAATACTCTGTATTTTTTTTTACTAAATAGGTTTGTTTTTGCGCTTCGGTTAATGTTACATTTCCTATACTCAATAATATTTCTAAGGATCTAACACGGCTAACACCTTTTAGTAATTCATTATGTTTTTCTGTAAATTCAAAACTCAACTCGTTTGCTAAATTTCTCCAAGCTAAAAAATGATACTTTGCCGTATCTACTATTACACCATCTAAATCGAATATAAAAGCGATTTCTTTTTTCATTTTAAATATTATTTTCAATTATTACTGTATCGTCTACGTCTTTTACTTTTACAACTAGTGCAGCCGCAATTAACAATGAAACACCACTAACAACAAGTGCATAAATTGGATTGTCGTTGTATAAATATTTCACCATTGGCCCACCAATTACAGCATTTAATATTTGAGGAAGTACTATAAAAAAGTTAAATATCCCCATATAAACACCCATTTTTTTAGCTGGAATTGAACCTGCTAAAATTGCATATGGCATAGCTAAAATACTTGCCCAAGCAATTCCAATTCCAAACATAGAAAGGATTAGCCAGTTTTCGTTTGGCATAAAATAAATAGAAATTAATCCTAATCCTCCAAAAATTAATGAAATTGCATGTGTTAATTTTCTACCAATTTTTCTGGCAATGGCAGGTAAAAAGAAAGCATAAACTGCGGAAACAGCATTGTAAACCCCAAATAAAACACCTACCCAGTCTCCTGCATTTTGATATTCAGTTCCGTGATCTTCTAATCCTAAACCATAAATGTGATGTGCAATTGCTGGTGTAGAAAACACCCACAAACCAAACAAACCAAACCACGAGAAAAATTGAACAGAGCTCAATTGTTTCATTGTCAGAGGCATTTTCTTAAAATCTGAAAATATATCTAACAAACTAGACTCTTCTTCAACAACCGCTTCTTCTGATTCAAATTGCGCCATTTCTTCAGGAGAATACTCTTTTGTTGTAAATACTGTTATTAAA includes the following:
- the pgmB gene encoding beta-phosphoglucomutase is translated as MKKEIAFIFDLDGVIVDTAKYHFLAWRNLANELSFEFTEKHNELLKGVSRVRSLEILLSIGNVTLTEAQKQTYLVKKNTEYLGYVNQMTAEEILPGINQLLDFLDQNNIKYALGSASKNAPLILEKVGLYNRFSAIVDGNDVSKAKPDPEVFLIGAKKLNMKPENCIVVEDAIAGVEAANTANMVSIGIGDAELLKEATYILNDTSGFTTDFLQKILN
- a CDS encoding glycoside hydrolase family 13 protein; this encodes MKINRLLLLLLSVSLTSYAQKVKRIEPPNWWVGMHHNQVELLVYGDEIATYTPSINNESILLKEIKKTDNENYVFLTIDVSNAPVGFFKIDFTKKGKRNNFSVDYELKERKKDSKLRKGFDSSDAIYLITPDRFANADPSNDIVKGLHETKIDRKHDYARHGGDIKGITEHLDYISDMGFTAIWSTPVLENDMKESSYHGYAITDLYKPDPRFGTMEEYIDLATKSNKKGLKFIMDQVANHIGIEHWWMKDLPSKEWINYQNEFEKGELIVTNHRRSTNQDNYASKKDKDLMNAGWFVSAMPDLNQKNPLVANYLIQNSVWWVETLDLGGIRQDTYPYPDKDFMSNWAGAIMEEYPNFSIVGEEWSLNPLLVAYWQKGHINKDGYESNLTSTMDFPMQRAIVDALNEEEQWDTGFVKMYEGLANDFVYANPNNIMVFPDNHDMSRIFTQLNEDVVNTKMALGYVLALPRIAQIYYGTEVLLNDTAKPGDHGLIRTDFPGGWKGDKVNAFTGKGLSKDQLEMQSFMKKVLNYRKNSEAIHAGKTIHFAPENGVYVLFRLLENEIVTVILNKNEKVIELDLTRFEEIGLQGKTVKNIISDEEFSWDTSLKLNSKGITILTTKF
- a CDS encoding MFS transporter, which translates into the protein MEKRKLSFLDIWNMSFGFLGIQMGFALQNANASRILQIFGADVHELSWFWVVAPLTGLIVQPIIGHYSDKTWTKLGRRRPYFLIGALLAATGLILMPNAGMFTQFMPALWVGAGMLMIMDASFNVAMEPFRALVADILPSDQRTLGFSVQTILIGVGAVIGSWLPYVLTHWFGVLNETVSGEVPLNLLLSFIIGASVLVVSILITVFTTKEYSPEEMAQFESEEAVVEEESSLLDIFSDFKKMPLTMKQLSSVQFFSWFGLFGLWVFSTPAIAHHIYGLGLEDHGTEYQNAGDWVGVLFGVYNAVSAVYAFFLPAIARKIGRKLTHAISLIFGGLGLISIYFMPNENWLILSMFGIGIAWASILAMPYAILAGSIPAKKMGVYMGIFNFFIVLPQILNAVIGGPMVKYLYNDNPIYALVVSGVSLLIAAALVVKVKDVDDTVIIENNI
- a CDS encoding glycoside hydrolase family 65 protein, which translates into the protein MNKNYIIPNEWSIIEDGFVAENVEASESLFSIGNGSMGQRANFEEDYSGNTFQGSYIGGIYYPDKTRVGWWKNGYPEYFAKVLNAPNWIGIHIAINGTKFDLNTCKVSNFKRELNMKEGWLGRSFNAELASGEKIEVTTKRFVSIDFNETGTIEYHIKALNFSGEITYAPYIDAGIENEDSNYGEFFWEILEVVEGENSGCILSKTLKTEFHVSTAMQIALALNNETISVSQETKVEDKKLTYTYKVNVNEGDVATIYKYGSYVSSLNYKNEDLNAASLSNVQNAAELGFQELLNAQIKAWAAIWKTADIVIEGDVKAQQGIRFNIFQLNQTYLGTDARLNIGPKGFTGEKYGGSTYWDTEAYCIPFYMATKDDKVAKNLLLYRYNQLDKAIENAEKLGFKNGAALYPMVTMNGEECHNEWEITFEEIHRNGAMVYGIYNYVNYTQDFEYIPKNGLEVMIAIARFWHQRANFSKAKNKYVILGVTGPNEYENNINNNFYTNYLAKWCIEYTVDSLNRVKKEYAEDFERVISKVNLTAQETSEWLKVADNMYFPFDEEKQIYLQQDGFLDKEIIPVEELPKSERPINQKWSWDRILRSCYIKQADVLQCFYFFENKFSTKELEKHFDFYEPITVHESSLSPCVHSILAASIDRMPKAYEQYLRTARLDLDDYNHEVHEGCHITSMAGTWMSVVQGFGGMRVWEDGVLAFNPQIPAEWKSYEFTINFRGTIIKVYKSQTECKFFNESDAEVTMLVNGKEISIPSKEIVVV